Below is a window of Bifidobacterium asteroides DNA.
CTCTTTTCCCCCGGCTTTCATGTGAAGCCGTACTATTGCATCGGTGAATCATGGATGCTAGAGCTAGGCGACGAGAGGACGGCCCCGACAAGATTCGGGGCTTGTCCTTCTCCTAAGACTATCAAGAAAGTTCGGGATACAAAACCCTCGAGCTGCAAAGACAAGCATCTGAAGACACCATCCGGCACCGAGCTGAGCCACCAGATTGTCATTGGACGAAGAAAAACGTCATGGCCTGGATTCGGCCGTTGACGCAACCCCCTGGAACCCGACCGGTTTCAGGGGGTTGCTTGGTGGTGGGGCCTCAGGGGCTTGAACCCTGGACCGAACGATTATGAGTCGTTTGCTCTAACCGACTGAGCTAAGGCCCCAAGCCGACAAGCAGCTGTTCCATCCTAGCAAATGCCAGGACTCATACCGCCTCCCGGTTGTGTCGGACTGCGACTGCGCCAGCCCTCAGATACCTGATCGGGCGACATGCAAATCATGCCCGGAAGCCAGGCGATCCAAGGCTCCGGTCCTGACAATAGCCTTGAAGAGCAGCCAGCTGACCAGTCCAGCGAAGAACAGACCGCTGATGATCTCGCATGCCGTGCCGACCAGCCCGCGGGGGCTGAGGAAGGCGACGCCCTGGTAATAGAAGGCCAAGAGGAAGGCGTTGTAGACCAGAGCGATCAGCAGTCCGCCCAACAGAGTGGTTCCCAGGCTCCAGCGCCGATAGCGAAAGATACCGAAAGCAAGCTCGGCGCAAAGGGCCTCCAAGAGGGCCTGCACGAAAATCATGGGCCCAGTGTAGGCGTTGCCTGGCAGGATCTCCACCAGTACGCTGATGATCCCCACGTAGACCGCGGCCCCGGGTTTGCGGATTATCAGCAGAGACAGCGTGCAAGGAAAGTAGAAAATGCCGTGCAAAAGGGCTGCCATGCCCGGCAGAAGAGCGGTCATCAGCGGAAATATCCAGGAGGCCAGCAGACTGGCGGCCCAGTAGATCAGTCCGGCAACCGCGCCCAGACCAGCGCCAACAGCGATATCCAGCGGCTTCCAAGCAAGGGCATGGCCCGCACGCTGTGCTCTTTTGTCTCCAACGCCT
It encodes the following:
- a CDS encoding ECF transporter S component, translating into MTTRIGVGDKRAQRAGHALAWKPLDIAVGAGLGAVAGLIYWAASLLASWIFPLMTALLPGMAALLHGIFYFPCTLSLLIIRKPGAAVYVGIISVLVEILPGNAYTGPMIFVQALLEALCAELAFGIFRYRRWSLGTTLLGGLLIALVYNAFLLAFYYQGVAFLSPRGLVGTACEIISGLFFAGLVSWLLFKAIVRTGALDRLASGHDLHVARSGI